One genomic segment of Salmo trutta chromosome 8, fSalTru1.1, whole genome shotgun sequence includes these proteins:
- the LOC115198907 gene encoding RNA polymerase II-associated protein 3 isoform X3 has product MLVGMSENKAIELQLQMRQNAEDLHSFMKDLDSWETDIKKKDEQLRSGSVGESQKSLPPVRNKDYKKKREKKKASDNNAKIETKQVPRINSYDYQSWDKFDVDKVLESMDKEDSAAESNDSESEDSGVPATDQDKALAEKEKGNQLFKEGKYDDAIECYTRGMGADPYNPILPTNRAACFFRLKKFAVAESDCNLSIALDSNYFKAFARRGAARFALQNYESALEDYVMVLKLDPENLEAQNEVMKCKEVIAKLGGKAESPEAAVVTPPVVDVKQQQLMEEQQRRQEAVVQKDRGNAYFKEGKYEAAVEYYTKGMEADSTNVLLPANRAMAYLKLQRYKEAEEDCSKAIALDGTYSKAFARRGTARAALGLLKQAKEDFEEVLKLEPGNKQAFHEMKKIAIDLGTSGLLATEEHAQRRTILPVNKPPHLQSTKPLRRVDIEEVGGKILVQKEPSAVFTSTTAPCVRPQKTTSIADTVREASPPSTSPSAKILKIEEISNIPSHSPVKGPEGDAVRAQTQKHREATVSKPTEPPATPSTEVVPPAPTNSFQLEADLRKIGNGPEVIYKYLKQIQPQAYAKIFQSSLEPDMLNQILKTLQSFYIKNEEPPVILEILRNLASVRRFDMAVMFMSIPEKKVLQELFDFLRQAGLEDASVGALQKKYGV; this is encoded by the exons ATGCTA GTAGGCATGTCTGAAAACAAAGCCATTGAACTCCAACTGCAAATGCGACAAAATGCAGAGGACCTGCATAGCTTCATGAAAGATCTTGACAGCTGGGAAACTGACATAAAGAAGAAGGATGAGCAACTAAGAAGTGGGAGTGTTGGCGAGTCTCAA AAAAGCCTCCCACCAGTGCGAAACAAGGACTACAAAaagaagagggagaaaaagaagGCATCAGACAACAATGCAAAGATTGAAACAAAACAAGTACCCAGGATAAATTCTTATGACTATCAGTCATGGGACAAATTTGATGTG GACAAGGTTTTGGAGTCCATGGATAAAGAGGACAGCGCTGCTGAGTCCAATGACTCTGAATCTGAGGATTCTGGGGTTCCTGCTACTGACCAAGACAAAGCTCTTGCTGAGAAGGAGAAA GGTAATCAGCTGTTTAAAGAAGGGAAGTATGATGACGCCATTGAGTGTTACACCAGAGGCATGGGTGCAGACCCTTATAACCCCATTCTGCCTACAAACCGAGCTGCCTGCTTCTTCAGACTCAAAAA GTTTGCTGTTGCCGAGTCTGACTGCAACTTGTCCATCGCTTTGGACAGTAACTACTTCAAAGCATTTGCACGAAGAGGAGCAGCTCGATTCGCCCTGCAAAATTATGAATCTGCCCTAGAAG ATTATGTAATGGTGCTCAAGCTGGATCCTGAGAACCTGGAGGCACAGAATGAAGTGATGAAATGCAAAGAG GTCATTGCTAAACTGGGTGGAAAGGCAGAAAGCCCAGAGGCTGCAGTGGTGACCCCACCTGTGGTGGACGTCAAGCAACAGCAGCTCATGGAGGAACAGCAGAGGAGACAGGAGGCGGTGGTGCAGAAAGACAGG GGGAACGCATACTTCAAAGAGGGGAAGTATGAGGCTGCAGTAGAATACTACACCAAGGGCATGGAAGCAGACAGCACCAATGTCCTCCTGCCTGCCAACCGGGCCATGGCTTACTTAAAGCTGCAGAG ATATAAAGAGGCTGAAGAGGACTGCAGTAAAGCCATAGCCCTGGATGGCACCTACTCAAAGGCCTTTGCCCGCAGAGGGACAGCTAGGGCTGCTCTGGGACTGCTAAAACAAGCTAAAGAAG ATTTTGAGGAGGTCCTGAAGCTAGAACCAGGAAACAAGCAGGCATTTCATGAGATGAAGAAGATTGCAATT GACTTGGGCACCAGTGGTCTGCTGGCAACAGAGGAGCATGCACAGCGGAGAACAATACTGCCAGTTAACAAACCACCTCACCTGCAGTCAACC AAACCATTGAGGAgagtggacattgaggaggttgGTGGAAAGATCCTTGTCCAGAAGGAGCCCTCAGCTGTTTTCACTTCAACCACAGCCCCCTGTGTTAGGCCCCAGAAGACCACCTCCATCGCAGACACCGTGAGAGAGGCctcacctccctctacctcccccagCGCTAAGATCCTGAAGATAGAAGAAATATCAAACATCCCCTCACATTCCCCTGTCAA AGGGCCTGAGGGGGATGCTGTGAGAGCACAGACACAGAAGCACAGGGAGGCAACCGTCAGTAAACCAACAGAACCGCCTGCTACACCCTCAACTGAGGTCGTACCTCCTGCCCCCACCAACAGCTTCCAGCTAGAGGCAGACCTAAGGAAGATTGGAAATGGCCCTGAAGTTATCTACAAGTATTTGAAG CAAATCCAGCCTCAGGCATACGCAAAGATCTTCCAGAGCTCTCTTGAGCCAGACATGCTCAATCAGATTCTAAAGACGTTACAAAGCTTCTACATCAA GAATGAAGAGCCACCTGTCATACTGGAGATCCTCAGGAATCTGGCCAGTGTGAGGCGGTTCGACATGGCTGTCATGTTCATGTCCATCCCTGAGAAGAAAG ttCTACAAGAATTGTTTGACTTTCTTCGTCAAGCAGGACTTGAGGACGCTTCAGTAGGAGCACTGCAAAAGAAGTATGGAGTGTGA
- the LOC115198907 gene encoding RNA polymerase II-associated protein 3 isoform X4, with translation MVGMSENKAIELQLQMRQNAEDLHSFMKDLDSWETDIKKKDEQLRSGSVGESQKSLPPVRNKDYKKKREKKKASDNNAKIETKQVPRINSYDYQSWDKFDVDKVLESMDKEDSAAESNDSESEDSGVPATDQDKALAEKEKGNQLFKEGKYDDAIECYTRGMGADPYNPILPTNRAACFFRLKKFAVAESDCNLSIALDSNYFKAFARRGAARFALQNYESALEDYVMVLKLDPENLEAQNEVMKCKEVIAKLGGKAESPEAAVVTPPVVDVKQQQLMEEQQRRQEAVVQKDRGNAYFKEGKYEAAVEYYTKGMEADSTNVLLPANRAMAYLKLQRYKEAEEDCSKAIALDGTYSKAFARRGTARAALGLLKQAKEDFEEVLKLEPGNKQAFHEMKKIAIDLGTSGLLATEEHAQRRTILPVNKPPHLQSTKPLRRVDIEEVGGKILVQKEPSAVFTSTTAPCVRPQKTTSIADTVREASPPSTSPSAKILKIEEISNIPSHSPVKGPEGDAVRAQTQKHREATVSKPTEPPATPSTEVVPPAPTNSFQLEADLRKIGNGPEVIYKYLKQIQPQAYAKIFQSSLEPDMLNQILKTLQSFYIKNEEPPVILEILRNLASVRRFDMAVMFMSIPEKKVLQELFDFLRQAGLEDASVGALQKKYGV, from the exons ATG GTAGGCATGTCTGAAAACAAAGCCATTGAACTCCAACTGCAAATGCGACAAAATGCAGAGGACCTGCATAGCTTCATGAAAGATCTTGACAGCTGGGAAACTGACATAAAGAAGAAGGATGAGCAACTAAGAAGTGGGAGTGTTGGCGAGTCTCAA AAAAGCCTCCCACCAGTGCGAAACAAGGACTACAAAaagaagagggagaaaaagaagGCATCAGACAACAATGCAAAGATTGAAACAAAACAAGTACCCAGGATAAATTCTTATGACTATCAGTCATGGGACAAATTTGATGTG GACAAGGTTTTGGAGTCCATGGATAAAGAGGACAGCGCTGCTGAGTCCAATGACTCTGAATCTGAGGATTCTGGGGTTCCTGCTACTGACCAAGACAAAGCTCTTGCTGAGAAGGAGAAA GGTAATCAGCTGTTTAAAGAAGGGAAGTATGATGACGCCATTGAGTGTTACACCAGAGGCATGGGTGCAGACCCTTATAACCCCATTCTGCCTACAAACCGAGCTGCCTGCTTCTTCAGACTCAAAAA GTTTGCTGTTGCCGAGTCTGACTGCAACTTGTCCATCGCTTTGGACAGTAACTACTTCAAAGCATTTGCACGAAGAGGAGCAGCTCGATTCGCCCTGCAAAATTATGAATCTGCCCTAGAAG ATTATGTAATGGTGCTCAAGCTGGATCCTGAGAACCTGGAGGCACAGAATGAAGTGATGAAATGCAAAGAG GTCATTGCTAAACTGGGTGGAAAGGCAGAAAGCCCAGAGGCTGCAGTGGTGACCCCACCTGTGGTGGACGTCAAGCAACAGCAGCTCATGGAGGAACAGCAGAGGAGACAGGAGGCGGTGGTGCAGAAAGACAGG GGGAACGCATACTTCAAAGAGGGGAAGTATGAGGCTGCAGTAGAATACTACACCAAGGGCATGGAAGCAGACAGCACCAATGTCCTCCTGCCTGCCAACCGGGCCATGGCTTACTTAAAGCTGCAGAG ATATAAAGAGGCTGAAGAGGACTGCAGTAAAGCCATAGCCCTGGATGGCACCTACTCAAAGGCCTTTGCCCGCAGAGGGACAGCTAGGGCTGCTCTGGGACTGCTAAAACAAGCTAAAGAAG ATTTTGAGGAGGTCCTGAAGCTAGAACCAGGAAACAAGCAGGCATTTCATGAGATGAAGAAGATTGCAATT GACTTGGGCACCAGTGGTCTGCTGGCAACAGAGGAGCATGCACAGCGGAGAACAATACTGCCAGTTAACAAACCACCTCACCTGCAGTCAACC AAACCATTGAGGAgagtggacattgaggaggttgGTGGAAAGATCCTTGTCCAGAAGGAGCCCTCAGCTGTTTTCACTTCAACCACAGCCCCCTGTGTTAGGCCCCAGAAGACCACCTCCATCGCAGACACCGTGAGAGAGGCctcacctccctctacctcccccagCGCTAAGATCCTGAAGATAGAAGAAATATCAAACATCCCCTCACATTCCCCTGTCAA AGGGCCTGAGGGGGATGCTGTGAGAGCACAGACACAGAAGCACAGGGAGGCAACCGTCAGTAAACCAACAGAACCGCCTGCTACACCCTCAACTGAGGTCGTACCTCCTGCCCCCACCAACAGCTTCCAGCTAGAGGCAGACCTAAGGAAGATTGGAAATGGCCCTGAAGTTATCTACAAGTATTTGAAG CAAATCCAGCCTCAGGCATACGCAAAGATCTTCCAGAGCTCTCTTGAGCCAGACATGCTCAATCAGATTCTAAAGACGTTACAAAGCTTCTACATCAA GAATGAAGAGCCACCTGTCATACTGGAGATCCTCAGGAATCTGGCCAGTGTGAGGCGGTTCGACATGGCTGTCATGTTCATGTCCATCCCTGAGAAGAAAG ttCTACAAGAATTGTTTGACTTTCTTCGTCAAGCAGGACTTGAGGACGCTTCAGTAGGAGCACTGCAAAAGAAGTATGGAGTGTGA
- the LOC115198907 gene encoding RNA polymerase II-associated protein 3 isoform X6, with translation MDKEDSAAESNDSESEDSGVPATDQDKALAEKEKGNQLFKEGKYDDAIECYTRGMGADPYNPILPTNRAACFFRLKKFAVAESDCNLSIALDSNYFKAFARRGAARFALQNYESALEDYVMVLKLDPENLEAQNEVMKCKEVIAKLGGKAESPEAAVVTPPVVDVKQQQLMEEQQRRQEAVVQKDRGNAYFKEGKYEAAVEYYTKGMEADSTNVLLPANRAMAYLKLQRYKEAEEDCSKAIALDGTYSKAFARRGTARAALGLLKQAKEDFEEVLKLEPGNKQAFHEMKKIAIDLGTSGLLATEEHAQRRTILPVNKPPHLQSTKPLRRVDIEEVGGKILVQKEPSAVFTSTTAPCVRPQKTTSIADTVREASPPSTSPSAKILKIEEISNIPSHSPVKGPEGDAVRAQTQKHREATVSKPTEPPATPSTEVVPPAPTNSFQLEADLRKIGNGPEVIYKYLKQIQPQAYAKIFQSSLEPDMLNQILKTLQSFYIKNEEPPVILEILRNLASVRRFDMAVMFMSIPEKKVLQELFDFLRQAGLEDASVGALQKKYGV, from the exons ATGGATAAAGAGGACAGCGCTGCTGAGTCCAATGACTCTGAATCTGAGGATTCTGGGGTTCCTGCTACTGACCAAGACAAAGCTCTTGCTGAGAAGGAGAAA GGTAATCAGCTGTTTAAAGAAGGGAAGTATGATGACGCCATTGAGTGTTACACCAGAGGCATGGGTGCAGACCCTTATAACCCCATTCTGCCTACAAACCGAGCTGCCTGCTTCTTCAGACTCAAAAA GTTTGCTGTTGCCGAGTCTGACTGCAACTTGTCCATCGCTTTGGACAGTAACTACTTCAAAGCATTTGCACGAAGAGGAGCAGCTCGATTCGCCCTGCAAAATTATGAATCTGCCCTAGAAG ATTATGTAATGGTGCTCAAGCTGGATCCTGAGAACCTGGAGGCACAGAATGAAGTGATGAAATGCAAAGAG GTCATTGCTAAACTGGGTGGAAAGGCAGAAAGCCCAGAGGCTGCAGTGGTGACCCCACCTGTGGTGGACGTCAAGCAACAGCAGCTCATGGAGGAACAGCAGAGGAGACAGGAGGCGGTGGTGCAGAAAGACAGG GGGAACGCATACTTCAAAGAGGGGAAGTATGAGGCTGCAGTAGAATACTACACCAAGGGCATGGAAGCAGACAGCACCAATGTCCTCCTGCCTGCCAACCGGGCCATGGCTTACTTAAAGCTGCAGAG ATATAAAGAGGCTGAAGAGGACTGCAGTAAAGCCATAGCCCTGGATGGCACCTACTCAAAGGCCTTTGCCCGCAGAGGGACAGCTAGGGCTGCTCTGGGACTGCTAAAACAAGCTAAAGAAG ATTTTGAGGAGGTCCTGAAGCTAGAACCAGGAAACAAGCAGGCATTTCATGAGATGAAGAAGATTGCAATT GACTTGGGCACCAGTGGTCTGCTGGCAACAGAGGAGCATGCACAGCGGAGAACAATACTGCCAGTTAACAAACCACCTCACCTGCAGTCAACC AAACCATTGAGGAgagtggacattgaggaggttgGTGGAAAGATCCTTGTCCAGAAGGAGCCCTCAGCTGTTTTCACTTCAACCACAGCCCCCTGTGTTAGGCCCCAGAAGACCACCTCCATCGCAGACACCGTGAGAGAGGCctcacctccctctacctcccccagCGCTAAGATCCTGAAGATAGAAGAAATATCAAACATCCCCTCACATTCCCCTGTCAA AGGGCCTGAGGGGGATGCTGTGAGAGCACAGACACAGAAGCACAGGGAGGCAACCGTCAGTAAACCAACAGAACCGCCTGCTACACCCTCAACTGAGGTCGTACCTCCTGCCCCCACCAACAGCTTCCAGCTAGAGGCAGACCTAAGGAAGATTGGAAATGGCCCTGAAGTTATCTACAAGTATTTGAAG CAAATCCAGCCTCAGGCATACGCAAAGATCTTCCAGAGCTCTCTTGAGCCAGACATGCTCAATCAGATTCTAAAGACGTTACAAAGCTTCTACATCAA GAATGAAGAGCCACCTGTCATACTGGAGATCCTCAGGAATCTGGCCAGTGTGAGGCGGTTCGACATGGCTGTCATGTTCATGTCCATCCCTGAGAAGAAAG ttCTACAAGAATTGTTTGACTTTCTTCGTCAAGCAGGACTTGAGGACGCTTCAGTAGGAGCACTGCAAAAGAAGTATGGAGTGTGA
- the LOC115198907 gene encoding RNA polymerase II-associated protein 3 isoform X5, which produces MSENKAIELQLQMRQNAEDLHSFMKDLDSWETDIKKKDEQLRSGSVGESQKSLPPVRNKDYKKKREKKKASDNNAKIETKQVPRINSYDYQSWDKFDVDKVLESMDKEDSAAESNDSESEDSGVPATDQDKALAEKEKGNQLFKEGKYDDAIECYTRGMGADPYNPILPTNRAACFFRLKKFAVAESDCNLSIALDSNYFKAFARRGAARFALQNYESALEDYVMVLKLDPENLEAQNEVMKCKEVIAKLGGKAESPEAAVVTPPVVDVKQQQLMEEQQRRQEAVVQKDRGNAYFKEGKYEAAVEYYTKGMEADSTNVLLPANRAMAYLKLQRYKEAEEDCSKAIALDGTYSKAFARRGTARAALGLLKQAKEDFEEVLKLEPGNKQAFHEMKKIAIDLGTSGLLATEEHAQRRTILPVNKPPHLQSTKPLRRVDIEEVGGKILVQKEPSAVFTSTTAPCVRPQKTTSIADTVREASPPSTSPSAKILKIEEISNIPSHSPVKGPEGDAVRAQTQKHREATVSKPTEPPATPSTEVVPPAPTNSFQLEADLRKIGNGPEVIYKYLKQIQPQAYAKIFQSSLEPDMLNQILKTLQSFYIKNEEPPVILEILRNLASVRRFDMAVMFMSIPEKKVLQELFDFLRQAGLEDASVGALQKKYGV; this is translated from the exons ATGTCTGAAAACAAAGCCATTGAACTCCAACTGCAAATGCGACAAAATGCAGAGGACCTGCATAGCTTCATGAAAGATCTTGACAGCTGGGAAACTGACATAAAGAAGAAGGATGAGCAACTAAGAAGTGGGAGTGTTGGCGAGTCTCAA AAAAGCCTCCCACCAGTGCGAAACAAGGACTACAAAaagaagagggagaaaaagaagGCATCAGACAACAATGCAAAGATTGAAACAAAACAAGTACCCAGGATAAATTCTTATGACTATCAGTCATGGGACAAATTTGATGTG GACAAGGTTTTGGAGTCCATGGATAAAGAGGACAGCGCTGCTGAGTCCAATGACTCTGAATCTGAGGATTCTGGGGTTCCTGCTACTGACCAAGACAAAGCTCTTGCTGAGAAGGAGAAA GGTAATCAGCTGTTTAAAGAAGGGAAGTATGATGACGCCATTGAGTGTTACACCAGAGGCATGGGTGCAGACCCTTATAACCCCATTCTGCCTACAAACCGAGCTGCCTGCTTCTTCAGACTCAAAAA GTTTGCTGTTGCCGAGTCTGACTGCAACTTGTCCATCGCTTTGGACAGTAACTACTTCAAAGCATTTGCACGAAGAGGAGCAGCTCGATTCGCCCTGCAAAATTATGAATCTGCCCTAGAAG ATTATGTAATGGTGCTCAAGCTGGATCCTGAGAACCTGGAGGCACAGAATGAAGTGATGAAATGCAAAGAG GTCATTGCTAAACTGGGTGGAAAGGCAGAAAGCCCAGAGGCTGCAGTGGTGACCCCACCTGTGGTGGACGTCAAGCAACAGCAGCTCATGGAGGAACAGCAGAGGAGACAGGAGGCGGTGGTGCAGAAAGACAGG GGGAACGCATACTTCAAAGAGGGGAAGTATGAGGCTGCAGTAGAATACTACACCAAGGGCATGGAAGCAGACAGCACCAATGTCCTCCTGCCTGCCAACCGGGCCATGGCTTACTTAAAGCTGCAGAG ATATAAAGAGGCTGAAGAGGACTGCAGTAAAGCCATAGCCCTGGATGGCACCTACTCAAAGGCCTTTGCCCGCAGAGGGACAGCTAGGGCTGCTCTGGGACTGCTAAAACAAGCTAAAGAAG ATTTTGAGGAGGTCCTGAAGCTAGAACCAGGAAACAAGCAGGCATTTCATGAGATGAAGAAGATTGCAATT GACTTGGGCACCAGTGGTCTGCTGGCAACAGAGGAGCATGCACAGCGGAGAACAATACTGCCAGTTAACAAACCACCTCACCTGCAGTCAACC AAACCATTGAGGAgagtggacattgaggaggttgGTGGAAAGATCCTTGTCCAGAAGGAGCCCTCAGCTGTTTTCACTTCAACCACAGCCCCCTGTGTTAGGCCCCAGAAGACCACCTCCATCGCAGACACCGTGAGAGAGGCctcacctccctctacctcccccagCGCTAAGATCCTGAAGATAGAAGAAATATCAAACATCCCCTCACATTCCCCTGTCAA AGGGCCTGAGGGGGATGCTGTGAGAGCACAGACACAGAAGCACAGGGAGGCAACCGTCAGTAAACCAACAGAACCGCCTGCTACACCCTCAACTGAGGTCGTACCTCCTGCCCCCACCAACAGCTTCCAGCTAGAGGCAGACCTAAGGAAGATTGGAAATGGCCCTGAAGTTATCTACAAGTATTTGAAG CAAATCCAGCCTCAGGCATACGCAAAGATCTTCCAGAGCTCTCTTGAGCCAGACATGCTCAATCAGATTCTAAAGACGTTACAAAGCTTCTACATCAA GAATGAAGAGCCACCTGTCATACTGGAGATCCTCAGGAATCTGGCCAGTGTGAGGCGGTTCGACATGGCTGTCATGTTCATGTCCATCCCTGAGAAGAAAG ttCTACAAGAATTGTTTGACTTTCTTCGTCAAGCAGGACTTGAGGACGCTTCAGTAGGAGCACTGCAAAAGAAGTATGGAGTGTGA
- the LOC115198907 gene encoding RNA polymerase II-associated protein 3 isoform X2, translated as MASFEKVGMSENKAIELQLQMRQNAEDLHSFMKDLDSWETDIKKKDEQLRSGSVGESQKSLPPVRNKDYKKKREKKKASDNNAKIETKQVPRINSYDYQSWDKFDVDKVLESMDKEDSAAESNDSESEDSGVPATDQDKALAEKEKGNQLFKEGKYDDAIECYTRGMGADPYNPILPTNRAACFFRLKKFAVAESDCNLSIALDSNYFKAFARRGAARFALQNYESALEDYVMVLKLDPENLEAQNEVMKCKEVIAKLGGKAESPEAAVVTPPVVDVKQQQLMEEQQRRQEAVVQKDRGNAYFKEGKYEAAVEYYTKGMEADSTNVLLPANRAMAYLKLQRYKEAEEDCSKAIALDGTYSKAFARRGTARAALGLLKQAKEDFEEVLKLEPGNKQAFHEMKKIAIDLGTSGLLATEEHAQRRTILPVNKPPHLQSTKPLRRVDIEEVGGKILVQKEPSAVFTSTTAPCVRPQKTTSIADTVREASPPSTSPSAKILKIEEISNIPSHSPVKGPEGDAVRAQTQKHREATVSKPTEPPATPSTEVVPPAPTNSFQLEADLRKIGNGPEVIYKYLKQIQPQAYAKIFQSSLEPDMLNQILKTLQSFYIKNEEPPVILEILRNLASVRRFDMAVMFMSIPEKKVLQELFDFLRQAGLEDASVGALQKKYGV; from the exons GTAGGCATGTCTGAAAACAAAGCCATTGAACTCCAACTGCAAATGCGACAAAATGCAGAGGACCTGCATAGCTTCATGAAAGATCTTGACAGCTGGGAAACTGACATAAAGAAGAAGGATGAGCAACTAAGAAGTGGGAGTGTTGGCGAGTCTCAA AAAAGCCTCCCACCAGTGCGAAACAAGGACTACAAAaagaagagggagaaaaagaagGCATCAGACAACAATGCAAAGATTGAAACAAAACAAGTACCCAGGATAAATTCTTATGACTATCAGTCATGGGACAAATTTGATGTG GACAAGGTTTTGGAGTCCATGGATAAAGAGGACAGCGCTGCTGAGTCCAATGACTCTGAATCTGAGGATTCTGGGGTTCCTGCTACTGACCAAGACAAAGCTCTTGCTGAGAAGGAGAAA GGTAATCAGCTGTTTAAAGAAGGGAAGTATGATGACGCCATTGAGTGTTACACCAGAGGCATGGGTGCAGACCCTTATAACCCCATTCTGCCTACAAACCGAGCTGCCTGCTTCTTCAGACTCAAAAA GTTTGCTGTTGCCGAGTCTGACTGCAACTTGTCCATCGCTTTGGACAGTAACTACTTCAAAGCATTTGCACGAAGAGGAGCAGCTCGATTCGCCCTGCAAAATTATGAATCTGCCCTAGAAG ATTATGTAATGGTGCTCAAGCTGGATCCTGAGAACCTGGAGGCACAGAATGAAGTGATGAAATGCAAAGAG GTCATTGCTAAACTGGGTGGAAAGGCAGAAAGCCCAGAGGCTGCAGTGGTGACCCCACCTGTGGTGGACGTCAAGCAACAGCAGCTCATGGAGGAACAGCAGAGGAGACAGGAGGCGGTGGTGCAGAAAGACAGG GGGAACGCATACTTCAAAGAGGGGAAGTATGAGGCTGCAGTAGAATACTACACCAAGGGCATGGAAGCAGACAGCACCAATGTCCTCCTGCCTGCCAACCGGGCCATGGCTTACTTAAAGCTGCAGAG ATATAAAGAGGCTGAAGAGGACTGCAGTAAAGCCATAGCCCTGGATGGCACCTACTCAAAGGCCTTTGCCCGCAGAGGGACAGCTAGGGCTGCTCTGGGACTGCTAAAACAAGCTAAAGAAG ATTTTGAGGAGGTCCTGAAGCTAGAACCAGGAAACAAGCAGGCATTTCATGAGATGAAGAAGATTGCAATT GACTTGGGCACCAGTGGTCTGCTGGCAACAGAGGAGCATGCACAGCGGAGAACAATACTGCCAGTTAACAAACCACCTCACCTGCAGTCAACC AAACCATTGAGGAgagtggacattgaggaggttgGTGGAAAGATCCTTGTCCAGAAGGAGCCCTCAGCTGTTTTCACTTCAACCACAGCCCCCTGTGTTAGGCCCCAGAAGACCACCTCCATCGCAGACACCGTGAGAGAGGCctcacctccctctacctcccccagCGCTAAGATCCTGAAGATAGAAGAAATATCAAACATCCCCTCACATTCCCCTGTCAA AGGGCCTGAGGGGGATGCTGTGAGAGCACAGACACAGAAGCACAGGGAGGCAACCGTCAGTAAACCAACAGAACCGCCTGCTACACCCTCAACTGAGGTCGTACCTCCTGCCCCCACCAACAGCTTCCAGCTAGAGGCAGACCTAAGGAAGATTGGAAATGGCCCTGAAGTTATCTACAAGTATTTGAAG CAAATCCAGCCTCAGGCATACGCAAAGATCTTCCAGAGCTCTCTTGAGCCAGACATGCTCAATCAGATTCTAAAGACGTTACAAAGCTTCTACATCAA GAATGAAGAGCCACCTGTCATACTGGAGATCCTCAGGAATCTGGCCAGTGTGAGGCGGTTCGACATGGCTGTCATGTTCATGTCCATCCCTGAGAAGAAAG ttCTACAAGAATTGTTTGACTTTCTTCGTCAAGCAGGACTTGAGGACGCTTCAGTAGGAGCACTGCAAAAGAAGTATGGAGTGTGA